From a single Miscanthus floridulus cultivar M001 chromosome 8, ASM1932011v1, whole genome shotgun sequence genomic region:
- the LOC136475827 gene encoding protein STRUBBELIG-RECEPTOR FAMILY 3-like isoform X2 has protein sequence MLYPYLIKLCDCLLSCHCRNLSNNNIGGTIPEDLPVTLQNLFLSDNQLTGSIPMSLSKLHSLTAMSLNDNHLDGKLPDAFDSLTGLVNLDISSNNFSGSLPPSLGSLTSLTTLHMQDNKLSGTLNVLQDLPLKDLNVENNMFSGPVPPKLLNIPNFKNDGNPFNTSIAPSTSPSSTPTGSTPTQTPSSSSSPSGSPPPSSAASNSSSGSTARNSNSPSSKKNKSSTLRTVGYVLLAIVLFIVLVLLVIFCLSKYQERQSRRDYSAAQLGRVHQRIEEPKSKQASVQSKHEAQKGSSEVPERKKPREINLAVPVALEKPPEKRKEHVINLERTESEIFAAAPPPPPPPPPPPPTPPPPPPPPPPKLPSPLPVEKVTVNPVVRSEKRVSTPPRTGPSTSATSFSVASLQQYTNSFQEQNLIRESRLGKMYLAELPDGKLLEVMKIDNANGRIPVDDFLELVARISDIRHPNILELVGYCAEYEQRLLVYNHFSRKTSHDVLHEGEDLDEPLSWNARLQIALHAAKALEYLHDTCEPPVVHQNFEPANVLLDNRCSVRVAECGLAELMASGSVTQLSGRMRALLNYEAPEIHESEPFTHRSDVYSFGVVMLELLTGRKPYDSSRPRAEQHLVRWADSQFHDMESLSKMIDPSIRGECSVILLSRFADIISGCIRREPEFRPAMSQIVQDLARIVGASGEVSE, from the exons ATGTTGTACCCGTATCTCATCAAGCTTTGTGATTGTTTGCTTTCTTGTCATTGTAGAAATCTTAGCAACAACAATATCGGTGGAACCATACCGGAAGATCTACCTGTCACACTGCAGAATTT GTTTCTCTCAGATAACCAACTAACTGGAAGCATTCCAATGTCATTATCAAAACTCCATAGTCTAACAGCCAT GTCACTGAATGATAACCATCTAGATGGAAAACTACCAGATGCATTTGATTCCCTCACGGGACTTGTAAATCT GGATATTTCTTCCAACAACTTCAGTGGTTCATTACCACCTTCATTGGGAAGCTTGACATCACTGACTACATT GCACATGCAAGATAATAAACTATCTGGGACCCTTAATGTCTTGCAGGATCTCCCCCTCAAAGATTT AAATGTAGAGAATAATATGTTTTCTGGACCAGTTCCTCCGAAGCTGCTGAACATACCAAACTTCAA AAATGATGGGAATCCTTTTAATACCAGCATAGCTCCCTCTACCTCCCCCTCTTCAACACCTACAGGCTCTACACCAACACAAACACCATCGTCCTCTTCATCCCCTTCAGGATCTCCTCCACCATCTAGTGCAGCATCAAACTCTTCTAGTGGATCTACTGCTCGAAATAGCAACTCTCCATCATCCAAGAAGAACAAGTCTTCAACCCTCAGAACTGTTGGATATGTTCTTCTTGCTATTGTGCTATTCATAGTTCTAGTGCTGTTGGTAATCTTTTGCCTGTCCAAGTATCAAGAAAGACAGTCTAGACGTGATTATTCCGCGGCTCAATTAGGTAGGGTGCATCAGAGGATTGAGGAGCCAAAAAGCAAGCAAGCTTCGGTGCAGTCTAAACATGAAGCCCAAAAAG GTTCATCTGAGGTTCCTGAAAGAAAGAAGCCCCGTGAAATAAATTTAGCTGTACCAG TTGCCCTTGAGAAGCCTCCTGAAAAGAGAAAAGAGCATGTAATTAATTTGGAGCGAACAGAATCAGAGATCTTTGCTGCagcgcctcctccacctccacctccaccaccaccgcccccaacaccgccaccgccacctccaccgccacctccaaaACTGCCATCACCACTTCCCGTTGAAAAAGTAACTGTAAATCCCGTTGTACGTTCGGAAAAAAGAGTTAGCACCCCGCCAAGGACTGGTCCCTCGACATCTGCAACATCCTTTTCTGTGGCATCACTTCAGCAATATACAAATAGTTTTCAAGAGCAAAATTTGATAAGGGAGAGTAGATTGGGAAAAATGTATCTGGCAGAACTTCCTGACGGCAAA TTACTGGAAGTTATGAAGATTGATAATGCTAATGGAAGAATACCAGTAGATGACTTTCTAGAGTTGGTTGCTCGTATATCAGATATTAGACACCCTAACATTCTTGAATTAGTTGGATACTGTGCTGAGTATGAACAGCGGTTACTCGTGTATAACCACTTCAGTAGAAAAACATCACATGATGTACTACATGAAGGGGAGGATCTAGATGAACCATTATCCTGGAATGCTCGCCTCCAGATTGCTCTTCATGCAGCAAAAGCCTTAGA GTATCTCCATGACACCTGTGAACCTCCTGTAGTACACCAGAATTTTGAACCAGCCAACGTGCTCCTCGACAATAGATGCTCAGTACGTGTTGCTGAATGTGGGCTGGCAGAATTGATGGCGTCTGGTTCTGTTACACAG CTATCAGGTCGTATGAGAGCTCTACTCAATTATGAAGCACCTGAAATCCATGAATCTGAGCCTTTTACTCATCGAAGTGACGTATATAGTTTCGGTGTGGTGATGCTAGAACTTCTTACTGGTCGTAAGCCATATGACAG CTCTCGTCCACGTGCTGAACAACATCTTGTTAGATGGGCTGATTCTCAGTTTCATGACATGGAGTCCCTGTCAAAGATGATTGATCCTTCTATCCGAGGAGAGTGTTCCGTGATACTGTTGTCACGTTTTGCAGACATCATCAGTGGGTGTATTCGG CGGGAACCAGAATTCAGGCCAGCAATGTCTCAAATCGTCCAAGACCTAGCTAGGATTGTAGGTGCTAGTGGTGAGGTATCAGAGTGA
- the LOC136475827 gene encoding protein STRUBBELIG-RECEPTOR FAMILY 3-like isoform X1: MGGGRCVRPGAAPVLVLLLIAAAALPRRTRAVTDAGDVSAINGLYVALGSPKLPGWSASGGDPCGESWQGVTCTGSSITSIVFNAANLGGQLGSLGNFTSITEINLSNNNIGGTIPEDLPVTLQNLFLSDNQLTGSIPMSLSKLHSLTAMSLNDNHLDGKLPDAFDSLTGLVNLDISSNNFSGSLPPSLGSLTSLTTLHMQDNKLSGTLNVLQDLPLKDLNVENNMFSGPVPPKLLNIPNFKNDGNPFNTSIAPSTSPSSTPTGSTPTQTPSSSSSPSGSPPPSSAASNSSSGSTARNSNSPSSKKNKSSTLRTVGYVLLAIVLFIVLVLLVIFCLSKYQERQSRRDYSAAQLGRVHQRIEEPKSKQASVQSKHEAQKGSSEVPERKKPREINLAVPVALEKPPEKRKEHVINLERTESEIFAAAPPPPPPPPPPPPTPPPPPPPPPPKLPSPLPVEKVTVNPVVRSEKRVSTPPRTGPSTSATSFSVASLQQYTNSFQEQNLIRESRLGKMYLAELPDGKLLEVMKIDNANGRIPVDDFLELVARISDIRHPNILELVGYCAEYEQRLLVYNHFSRKTSHDVLHEGEDLDEPLSWNARLQIALHAAKALEYLHDTCEPPVVHQNFEPANVLLDNRCSVRVAECGLAELMASGSVTQLSGRMRALLNYEAPEIHESEPFTHRSDVYSFGVVMLELLTGRKPYDSSRPRAEQHLVRWADSQFHDMESLSKMIDPSIRGECSVILLSRFADIISGCIRREPEFRPAMSQIVQDLARIVGASGEVSE; this comes from the exons ATGGGGGGCGGCCGGTGCGTCCGCCCCGGGGCGGCGCCGGTCCTCGTCCTGCTGCTGATCGCCGCTGCCGCATTGCCGCGGCGGACGCGCGCGGTCACTGACGCCGGCGACG TTTCTGCTATAAATGGACTTTATGTTGCACTTGGATCACCAAAGCTGCCTGGATGGTCTGCTAGTGGTGGAGATCCCTGTGGTGAGAGCTGGCAGGGTGTCACATGTACCGGCTCAAGTATAACCTCAAT AGTTTTCAATGCTGCAAATTTGGGAGGACAGCTAGGCAGCCTGGGGAACTTCACTTCAATAACTGAAAT AAATCTTAGCAACAACAATATCGGTGGAACCATACCGGAAGATCTACCTGTCACACTGCAGAATTT GTTTCTCTCAGATAACCAACTAACTGGAAGCATTCCAATGTCATTATCAAAACTCCATAGTCTAACAGCCAT GTCACTGAATGATAACCATCTAGATGGAAAACTACCAGATGCATTTGATTCCCTCACGGGACTTGTAAATCT GGATATTTCTTCCAACAACTTCAGTGGTTCATTACCACCTTCATTGGGAAGCTTGACATCACTGACTACATT GCACATGCAAGATAATAAACTATCTGGGACCCTTAATGTCTTGCAGGATCTCCCCCTCAAAGATTT AAATGTAGAGAATAATATGTTTTCTGGACCAGTTCCTCCGAAGCTGCTGAACATACCAAACTTCAA AAATGATGGGAATCCTTTTAATACCAGCATAGCTCCCTCTACCTCCCCCTCTTCAACACCTACAGGCTCTACACCAACACAAACACCATCGTCCTCTTCATCCCCTTCAGGATCTCCTCCACCATCTAGTGCAGCATCAAACTCTTCTAGTGGATCTACTGCTCGAAATAGCAACTCTCCATCATCCAAGAAGAACAAGTCTTCAACCCTCAGAACTGTTGGATATGTTCTTCTTGCTATTGTGCTATTCATAGTTCTAGTGCTGTTGGTAATCTTTTGCCTGTCCAAGTATCAAGAAAGACAGTCTAGACGTGATTATTCCGCGGCTCAATTAGGTAGGGTGCATCAGAGGATTGAGGAGCCAAAAAGCAAGCAAGCTTCGGTGCAGTCTAAACATGAAGCCCAAAAAG GTTCATCTGAGGTTCCTGAAAGAAAGAAGCCCCGTGAAATAAATTTAGCTGTACCAG TTGCCCTTGAGAAGCCTCCTGAAAAGAGAAAAGAGCATGTAATTAATTTGGAGCGAACAGAATCAGAGATCTTTGCTGCagcgcctcctccacctccacctccaccaccaccgcccccaacaccgccaccgccacctccaccgccacctccaaaACTGCCATCACCACTTCCCGTTGAAAAAGTAACTGTAAATCCCGTTGTACGTTCGGAAAAAAGAGTTAGCACCCCGCCAAGGACTGGTCCCTCGACATCTGCAACATCCTTTTCTGTGGCATCACTTCAGCAATATACAAATAGTTTTCAAGAGCAAAATTTGATAAGGGAGAGTAGATTGGGAAAAATGTATCTGGCAGAACTTCCTGACGGCAAA TTACTGGAAGTTATGAAGATTGATAATGCTAATGGAAGAATACCAGTAGATGACTTTCTAGAGTTGGTTGCTCGTATATCAGATATTAGACACCCTAACATTCTTGAATTAGTTGGATACTGTGCTGAGTATGAACAGCGGTTACTCGTGTATAACCACTTCAGTAGAAAAACATCACATGATGTACTACATGAAGGGGAGGATCTAGATGAACCATTATCCTGGAATGCTCGCCTCCAGATTGCTCTTCATGCAGCAAAAGCCTTAGA GTATCTCCATGACACCTGTGAACCTCCTGTAGTACACCAGAATTTTGAACCAGCCAACGTGCTCCTCGACAATAGATGCTCAGTACGTGTTGCTGAATGTGGGCTGGCAGAATTGATGGCGTCTGGTTCTGTTACACAG CTATCAGGTCGTATGAGAGCTCTACTCAATTATGAAGCACCTGAAATCCATGAATCTGAGCCTTTTACTCATCGAAGTGACGTATATAGTTTCGGTGTGGTGATGCTAGAACTTCTTACTGGTCGTAAGCCATATGACAG CTCTCGTCCACGTGCTGAACAACATCTTGTTAGATGGGCTGATTCTCAGTTTCATGACATGGAGTCCCTGTCAAAGATGATTGATCCTTCTATCCGAGGAGAGTGTTCCGTGATACTGTTGTCACGTTTTGCAGACATCATCAGTGGGTGTATTCGG CGGGAACCAGAATTCAGGCCAGCAATGTCTCAAATCGTCCAAGACCTAGCTAGGATTGTAGGTGCTAGTGGTGAGGTATCAGAGTGA